Part of the Fusarium musae strain F31 chromosome 3, whole genome shotgun sequence genome, ACAAATGCTGAGTTTGGAACCCAGGGGTTGGGGGATTGATATTTCAACTTTTTCCCGCCAGGGTATCGAGTCTTGATTCGTTTCTGAATCTCGGAATTGACAgcttcttggacttttggTTTGACCTTGATAAGCTGAGGCGTAATGCGTCGGACGTCCTGCATATGATTAATCAAAGACTGAAAGCAGAAGCGATCACTTAAAGATTTACCGTAAGTCGACCACCGTTGTAGTGGTACTCTGTTTTCTGGCGCTCGATCTCGTCGTAGCTCTCGACATAGAAGCTTGAAGTATGGGGACTTGATACTACGTTGTCAAATAGTTGGAAAGTGATCTTCTCGAAAGATTTTGATTCTTCAAGTAGTTCTTGCAGTAATTCGTTGGCTTCTTCAGGTGGTAAGAAGTTGTGTATAATCGTGCATGGAGTATGTTCAGCCACGTCTTCCGGATCATATAAGTGCAATGTACTTCCGGCTTTTGACCttaatttcttcttttttggtGTAGTATCCAAGGATGTCGAGTCACTTGGGGTTGCAAATTGCTTCAAGGACTGCTGGTATCCGATAACTCGAGTGCCCTTCTTCACCGGGGCCTGGACTTTAAGGGACGCCGATGCCTCAGAAACGGAACCATCATGCGCTAGTAAGATGTCTAGTAGAGTTTCCTGATCAAGGTGAGGATGCAAAGACGATAATAAAACCAACTTGACTTCGGTTGACTCTTCTGGTTCTGCGACTTCCTTTTGGAGCTCTGGAGATGATTTCCGCTTGGGACGAGTCAAAAAAGCTTTCATACCTAGTCTGATCTCCGTATATCCAATATTAAAAGTCATGCGCTGAAACTGAAAGTGCTCTCTGGCAGATGCACCAGCATTTCGCAGTTTGGGAGACGTGATGAGGGGCGGTTGGTGACACGATATCGCGAAAGTTCCGAAAAGCTGAGACACGAAACCACGTGACTGGAATGACTCCGGTTATCACATACCCCCGCAGATGACGCATGACCCGGTTAGCCACATAAACGCGACACTTGTGCCCCGCGGGCTTGTGAGATTACCGAAACCGAGGCACATGTCAGTATAGCTTCGAGGGGAAGCTATACGATCCCAAACAAGCCCAAACCCATTGTCCACCGTAGCTTTCTTCGCTCTACCATAATACCACAGCTAACACATGCGCGCGGTCTCTCAAGACCAATTTTCAGCGCAATGGCTGCAATGCTTGAATTCCGAACCCAAGGGTACAATCCCTACGCTGTCAAGTATTCCCCGTACTACGACTCGCGAATTGCCGTTGCGACGTCTGCCAACTTTGGCATTGTGGGCAATGGTCGGGTATTTGCGCTCGCTCTGACGGCGCAGGGTGTACAAGTTGAGAAAACGTATGCGACGTCCCGTTGCTGGACTTGTGGAGTGTTACTAGAAGCTAATTCCGCCGACGCAGTTTCGATACAAACGATGCGCTGTACGACTTGGCTTGGTCCGAGATTAACGAGAACCAGTTGATTGTTGCCTGTGGCGATGGGTCGTTGAAATTATTTGACTTGGGAATTGACGATTTTCCGGTTATGAACTTTCACGAACATAAGCGAGAAACCTTCTCCGTCTGTTGGAACCCTATAACCAAGGATACTTTCATATCGAGTTCCTGGGACGGCACAGTCAAGATTGTACGCCAACCAATCACCTATACGTAAACTATGGTCTAACACTTGATAGTGGTCGCCAACGCGAAATCACTCGATAAAGACGCTGCCCATCGGAAACTGTACTTACAGCACATCGTTCTGCCCCTCCAACCCCGCCTTGATATCCGCCGTCTCGTCCGACTCCCACCTCCGAATCTTCGACCTCCGAACGCCATCTTCGGCAAAGTATCACCTCACGGCGACGATACCGGTCCACGCTTCTGGGCCGCAACCGTCACCCGGGGCTTCTGCGCCTGCCGAGATTCTTACTCACGATTGGAATAAGTACCGGGACACGGTGATAGCCACAGGTGGCGTAGACAGAGTACTACGCACCTTTGACATACGGAACCCTAACGGAGGTCCGATGTCTATCATGCAAGGCCATGAATATGCTGTGCGACGTCTATCGTGGAGTCCCCATTCGAGCGACACTCTCATAAGTGCCAGTTACGACATGACAGTTCGGCTATGGAATGACGGCTCAAGTCAGCAGCAAGTTCCAGCATTGGGACCGGCAATAGGAAGTCAAATGGGAATTATGAATCGTCATACGGAGTTTGTCACGGGAGTAGACTGGTGTCTTTTTGGTATGGGCGGTTGGGTAGCTTCTGTGGGCTGGGATGAGAGAGTGTTATTGTGGGACGCCAATATGTTGATGGGCCAACGAATACCATGATGTTAAGCATTGTTAGTTTGGCGTTGATTGGAGTAAGCGTATCTACGACTACATTTGGTGTAACAGGCGTTGGAATGTATTCCATAGGTTGAATTCATCAATATGCAATTCACTAAGCCCGAGTACCACATAGCAGGATGGTCATTGAGATTATCGTCATTTCTTAAGTAGAGTTGTCGTGGAGAATACCCAGTGACGCCTGCAGACATGTCTATAAACCAAACCCCTTTTCCCATATCTTACACTAGTATAAAATACAAAAATGCCCAATTGAAGTACAAGTCATACACATCCCATCCGTCATAGGTATCTGGTCTTGTTATTACATTTTCGCCATTTTCACGGAGTGCCTTTCATCACTTAGAATGAAGAGCGTCCTCCGCCATAGCCTCCTGAGCGGCCACCACCAGAGCTTCGGTCACCGCGGCCACCACCGTAGCCTCCTGAACGGTTGCCACCGTATCCTCCTGAGCGGCTACCGCCAAAGCCTCCTGAGCGACCACCGCCTGAGCCTCCGCGGCCAAACCCGCCAGATCTACCACGTCCAAAGTCATCCCGGCGAGCATTGCTTGCCATGGAATCAAAGGGATCATCGCTTTCTCGGCTTGAAAATCCACCGGATCGATCACCGAACCGTCCACCAGATCGATCGCCAAATCGCTGGCCATCCGAAATTTGCATGCCTGGCGTATTGGCTAATCCCAGCTTCTGAGCCCACATGGAGGAAACAGACGGGGGCTTTTCCCATCCCCAGCCAAGACGTGTCCATTCGTTGACCTCTTCGGCCATCTCATGCTTGTTAGTAGCCATGCCGAACATGGACATATAGGCTGTAGCGAGAAGTGAACGAGGAAGAGTACCAAAGAGCGCCTTGGTTTTCTCGTGGTGAGGAGTAGTCTCACCTCCTGCCACGTCAGTCTCAGCACTGCTGAGAGAGCTGTTCTGCTGAATGGGGAGACCCTGAAGCATCTTTCGAGCGTTACGGACGGAAGAGTTGGGGATGATCAACCAGCCTTGGCCCTCCTTGTTCTGTCGGCCAGTTCGTCCAAGTCGGTGAATGTAAGACTCACGTTCCCGGGGAGTATCGATCTGGATAACGTGTGTGACATTAGGGAAATCCATTCCTCTAGCTGTGACAtcggaagaaagaagaacaccGGATCTAGCCTCGCGGAATCTGTCGGCAGCTCGTTGgcgttgttgttgattcAACTTTGACTGCATGACATAGGAAGAGAAATAAGGGGTGCCGTCGTTCTTGGCATTCTGGCGTTGCTGGTAGAACAGCTCGCCAGCCAGCTCAACCAAAGCAGTGGTGTTGAAGTAGACAATAGCCTTTAAAGGCATGGCACCAGGGGTTTTCCTGATCGTTGCATCTTCACGCTCCAGAAGCTCAAAAAGGGTGGGGAAGACCTGAGACCAACCGGAGACGGGAACGATATGCTGAGGAACCTTGTCGTGGGTAAGAGACTCATTCTCGGGGATGGTCTGGACAAACTCGAAGTCGTTGGCTCTGACCATGTTGCGGGCCAGTCGGATGACACTGTCGGGGATTGTGGCGGAAACGAGCATGGTCTGGCGAACCTTCTCTTCAGGTTTGGGAAGGCACTTGATGATTTCGTTGAGCTCTCTCTCGAAGCCGACATCGAGCATTCGGTCGGCCTCATCCAAGACCAGAGCAGCCAGGTTGGGGGCATCAATGCCACTGCTGGTGTCCTGGAGAAGATCGTTCAGACGACCAGGAGTagcaacaagaagatggcaacCATTTCGTCGAGTCTGGTGAAGCATGCTGCGCTTGTCAGTGCCACCAACAGCACACTGAACGACGAGACCAGTGTGTGAAACCAATCGGCGAGCCTCAGCGGCGATTTGCTCGGCCAGCTCTCGTGTGGGAGAGAGAATAATTCCACGGATATCATCGGATCGGGCTTGACGTCTAGCGGATCTGTCGGCGAGGGTGCTGTCCTCCTCAATCATTCTTTgcaggagaggaagaaggaatgCAATAGTCTTTCCGGTACCAGTCTTGGCTTGAGCAACGCTGATGAAATGTTAGCCAATGTACAATATTTTCGTCTTCATGTAAAAAGAACTCACATGTCAGTACCCTTGAGGGCAGGCTGAATAGTCTTGGCCTGGACAGGTGTCATGGTATCGTATTTCATGTCTTCGATGATGGGCTTGAGAAGGTTGGGGTGAATGCCCTGGAGATCGGCGAAGCGAACTTCAGGCTCAGCTTCAGCTGAAGGAATAGACTCGGACTCATTCTGCTCAGCTGTAGCCTCGGTGCTGTAGGCGCGTGTGATGGAAGCAATTCGGCTGATGGCAGCGATAGAAGAGCGGCTTGTCAAAACCTGACGGCGAACAGCAGGCAAAGCAGTTCGGGTCTGTGTGAGGAGGGCAGCTGTAGCGGCGGATCTGGCCTGAGTGGCACAGCGCCTAAGGCTGGATCGAAACATGATGCTGGGGTATTAGAGACAAGAATTGACGCTGAGATTCCTGTTCTGCGATTGATGGAAACTACAAACCCAGAAGCAAgaattggaggaggaggaggaggagaagaaaagaggatgatgatatgaGAGAAGGTTAGGTTTGGATGAAGATTGGCGGGCGTCCAAGGGTCGCGCGCCGCTACTCTTGGGAAAAATGAAATTTTTACAGCGCTAGGTACCTTATCTTATCGTCTAATTGGCAGCGAGGCTCTACCCTGATTGGGTTAGATCCCTGATCTGTCACGTGCACCACTGGAGGTCAGCACCGGGCTAGAGGCGAAAAGGCCTGTAAGGGTCCTGGAGCATTGCCACTAGCTCAgtattgaagatgaagatggaacaAAATCCCCGAGTAGGTATGAACTGTAGAGAGTGTATGTATGCAATTTCCATTACCTTATGCTATGTAAATGCCAGTATCAAAACAAAACTCCACTGACCAATGatcactcttcttctctaTTTCTAACTCCCCAATGATAACTCCCTCTGATGCAAGTCCCCTCCAGCAGCTTCTAGGCTCTAGCCACCCATCTTTGGTTTCGACCCCACCATCGAAAGACCCTCCCCGAGTCCATCCGAGATACCCTGAGTTACACCATCAACGGTCCAAACAAACACTTCCAATAGAGCCTGAGCAACTTTACCATCGTTCATCTGCCCGATTGCTTCAGTCAGCGAAGCGCTTTGCTTGCCAATTGAGTTGACCAAGTCCACGCCGTGACCGACGACCTTCTCGGAGATCTTGTACTTGCGCTCCAGTCGAGCTGCGCATCTAACGAGCAATAGCAGATATGGCATTAGGAAGctaaggaagaagatgaggttgacgaCTGTCATTTGGACTCCGCGATGGATGATTGAACGGGGTTGACTGGGGCGAACGCGCTGTGAGCCCGGTTCTGCTCGAGTTAGAGCCATATCAGACAAGTTGACTTGCTCTGGCAATGCGCATTGAATTCTCCTGAGTTCGCCTTCATCAAGTTCCTGTGGAAGAGCTTTGAGAAGATATGTCACTCCGTCAACAAAGGCTTTCCGCTCAAAcgcaacatcttcatctgctACAGCAGCTTTGCCTCCATCTATAGAGATGTTGACGAGATTCGTTCCTATTGGGCCATGTCAGCATACAACACTGTTTCTTACAAGTTAGTCCTTTGAGTTACTTACCCTGCCGTGCAAATTTCCAATGCACGCCAGACGCCGCTCGCATAACTGGTTCATCCTCTGGTGCTTCCGAATAAAGGACTCGACTCATCGGCTGAGGATTCAAGTCTCGTGACTCTACAAATCTACCCGAGTGCTTTACCATGTCCGTCTGGAGTGGCTGGACCATTGTAGCCGAGACATCAGCTTCTGAAAGAGGCCGAGGTTTTGCTTGTGACCCAGATATCGTCACACCAGGACGTAGAGTGTGAAAACTGATACTCCGTCTGAGGAAACTAATTGGCCCGGGGAGTGAGTTTGGAAGCATGGAGACGACGTTGAAGATCCTGCTTTCGGTGATTTGATCGACCTTGATCTCGTCCAGAGA contains:
- a CDS encoding hypothetical protein (EggNog:ENOG41) translates to MAAMLEFRTQGYNPYAVKYSPYYDSRIAVATSANFGIVGNGRVFALALTAQGVQVEKTFDTNDALYDLAWSEINENQLIVACGDGSLKLFDLGIDDFPVMNFHEHKRETFSVCWNPITKDTFISSSWDGTVKIHIVLPLQPRLDIRRLVRLPPPNLRPPNAIFGKVSPHGDDTGPRFWAATVTRGFCACRDSYSRLE
- a CDS encoding hypothetical protein (EggNog:ENOG41); translation: MFRSSLRRCATQARSAATAALLTQTRTALPAVRRQVLTSRSSIAAISRIASITRAYSTEATAEQNESESIPSAEAEPEVRFADLQGIHPNLLKPIIEDMKYDTMTPVQAKTIQPALKGTDIVAQAKTGTGKTIAFLLPLLQRMIEEDSTLADRSARRQARSDDIRGIILSPTRELAEQIAAEARRLVSHTGLVVQCAVGGTDKRSMLHQTRRNGCHLLVATPGRLNDLLQDTSSGIDAPNLAALVLDEADRMLDVGFERELNEIIKCLPKPEEKVRQTMLVSATIPDSVIRLARNMVRANDFEFVQTIPENESLTHDKVPQHIVPVSGWSQVFPTLFELLEREDATIRKTPGAMPLKAIVYFNTTALVELAGELFYQQRQNAKNDGTPYFSSYVMQSKLNQQQRQRAADRFREARSGVLLSSDVTARGMDFPNVTHVIQIDTPRERESYIHRLGRTGRQNKEGQGWLIIPNSSVRNARKMLQGLPIQQNSSLSSAETDVAGGETTPHHEKTKALFGTLPRSLLATAYMSMFGMATNKHEMAEEVNEWTRLGWGWEKPPSVSSMWAQKLGLANTPGMQISDGQRFGDRSGGRFGDRSGGFSSRESDDPFDSMASNARRDDFGRGRSGGFGRGGSGGGRSGGFGGSRSGGYGGNRSGGYGGGRGDRSSGGGRSGGYGGGRSSF
- a CDS encoding hypothetical protein (EggNog:ENOG41), whose amino-acid sequence is MASHLRSFAPSLDEIKVDQITESRIFNVVSMLPNSLPGPISFLRRSISFHTLRPGVTISGSQAKPRPLSEADVSATMVQPLQTDMVKHSGRFVESRDLNPQPMSRVLYSEAPEDEPVMRAASGVHWKFARQGTNLVNISIDGGKAAVADEDVAFERKAFVDGVTYLLKALPQELDEGELRRIQCALPEQVNLSDMALTRAEPGSQRVRPSQPRSIIHRGVQMTVVNLIFFLSFLMPYLLLLVRCAARLERKYKISEKVVGHGVDLVNSIGKQSASLTEAIGQMNDGKVAQALLEVFVWTVDGVTQGISDGLGEGLSMVGSKPKMGG